The region TCCTTTTGATACCGGTAGGAGCTTTCCTGGATCTCCTGCTGGATGTATCCCTTTTCAATCGCGGCTACTGCTCCCCCCATCTGGTCGACCTTGGCAATATATTCGCTGGCCCGTTTCTCGATCTCGTCGGTCAGGGTTTCTACGAAATATGAACCCCCCATAGGATCAACTGTGTCCGCTACTCCGGATTCGTGCGCGATGATCTGCTGCGTGCGTAGGGAAAGGCGCACAGATTCTTCCGTAGGTAAGGCCATGGCTTCATCATAGGAGCAGACCGCTAACGATTGGCATCCGCCTAAAACTGCGGCCATGGCCTGGAAAGTCGTGCGGATCAAATTATTCAGCGGTTGTTGGGCTGTAAGGGTACATCCACCGGTCTGGGTATGGAAGCGCAACATCCAGGAACGCGGGTCCTTAGCCTTAAATCTCTCTTTCATGATCTTGGCCCAAAGTCTTCGGGCGGCCCGGAATTTGGCCACTTCCTCCAGAAAGTTGATGTGCGTATTGAAAATCCAGGAAACCCGCGGCGCGAAATCATCGATGTCTAACCCGGCTTTCACCCCTGCTTCCAGGTAAGCGATGGCGATGGAAAAGGCAAAGGCCACTTCCTGGACGGCCGTTGACCCTGCTTCCCTCAGGTGGTAGGCCCCTACGCTGATGGAGTTCCACTGCGGTACTTCCCGGGAACAGTATTCGAAGATATTGGTGATCAGCCTCATCGAGGGCTGAGGAGGAAAGATGTAGGTGCCTCTGGCCACATATTCCTTGAGTACGTCATTTTGGGTTGTTCCCCGCAGATCAGCCGGCTTGATTCCTTGTTTTTCGGCCACGACGACGTACATGGCCAGAAGGACAGCCGCTGTGGCGTTGATGGTCATAGAAGTGCTCACCTTGTCCAAGGGAATCCCGTCCAAAAGGACTTCCATGTCAGCCAGGGAATTGATGGCCACCCCCACTTTCCCTACCTCCCCCTGGGAAAGGGGATGATCAGAGTCGTAGCCGATCTGGGTCGGCAGGTCAAAAGCAACGGAAAGGCCGGTTTGCCCCTGCTCTAACAGGTATTTAAATCGGCGGTTGGACTCCTCTGCCGTGGCGAACCCGGAGTATTGGCGCATGGACCAAACCCGTCCCCGGTACATGGTAGGCTGAATGCCGCGGGTAAAGGGGTACTCGCCCGCGAAACCAAGATCTTTCAGGTAATCGAATTGGGGAATTTCCGCCGGGGTATAAAGGATCTGGGTATCCATCCCCGAGGTGCTTTGGATCTTTTCCGGTGTCTTCTTCAAACATCGGGCTTCCCACTTTTCCTTCTCTTCCAATATTTTCTCTTTCATCTCGCCGTATTCCTCCGTCTCTGTAACCCTTTGACTTAACCTCTCAACACCAGGGCGCAATTTTTTCTTAATTTTGACGATATATTAAACCACGGGCAGAAAAATTACAAGGGCCAACGATGGCTTGCCAGCTTCACGTCAAAATTTTTCTTTCTTCTGATAGCCTCGGCGCAAGGGAAAAGATATAGAAAGATCCCTGCGCTCATGAAGACGAGCGCCTGACCCTTGTGCCCGGGAATCGTTGGCAAGCCAACGGTTAAAGCGAAGGCCATAAATGAGGAGACTCGAAAGATTCTCCCGGGGAGCAACGAAGAGTTAAATTTTCAGGTAGATCAAGCCAAGGATAAAGAAAAAAATTAGGGCCAGAAACACGCCGATGCCGATGGGCCGTCTGTACAACTTTTCATCATAGGCCCTTCCTCTTTTCTTGATTTCTTTGAACTGCGATTTCAGGGCATCGATCTCATGCTTGGAGGTAGGGGCAAATCCCTCGAGGATTTTCAACTGAATAAATGTAGCGGCTGTTTCCGTCAACCAGAGGGGATTGCGACTGAATTGCACGGTGGAATTGACCACCCGCTGCACGCGCTCCTGCATTCGTAAACGAGCGTGGTTTAACACAGCTTCGCAAAACCAGAGGAGGAAACGGGCACCCCAGCGATAAAAATAATCGAAATCCAAAGCCACTCCGGGGTGAGGAGCAAATTGCCTTTTGGCCAGAATGAACACCAGCCCGGCCAGCAGAAAGAGCTGGACCACACCGAGTACATGGTAGGGAGCATACGCGTGGTATTCCACCGGGGAAAACGGCAGCAGACCGTAGAGACTCTGCGGGTAAACCCCGATGAACACACACAAAAAGGCCGTCAGAACCATGGCCAGCTGCATGGGGAAAGGAACTTCATGAGCCTCCAGGGTCTCGTTTTTGGCAAAAAAGGTGAAATAGCAAAGCTTCACGAATGAAAGGAATGTTCCGACCGAGGCTAAGAGCAGCATACCTTCTA is a window of Deltaproteobacteria bacterium DNA encoding:
- a CDS encoding methylmalonyl-CoA mutase family protein, whose translation is MKEKILEEKEKWEARCLKKTPEKIQSTSGMDTQILYTPAEIPQFDYLKDLGFAGEYPFTRGIQPTMYRGRVWSMRQYSGFATAEESNRRFKYLLEQGQTGLSVAFDLPTQIGYDSDHPLSQGEVGKVGVAINSLADMEVLLDGIPLDKVSTSMTINATAAVLLAMYVVVAEKQGIKPADLRGTTQNDVLKEYVARGTYIFPPQPSMRLITNIFEYCSREVPQWNSISVGAYHLREAGSTAVQEVAFAFSIAIAYLEAGVKAGLDIDDFAPRVSWIFNTHINFLEEVAKFRAARRLWAKIMKERFKAKDPRSWMLRFHTQTGGCTLTAQQPLNNLIRTTFQAMAAVLGGCQSLAVCSYDEAMALPTEESVRLSLRTQQIIAHESGVADTVDPMGGSYFVETLTDEIEKRASEYIAKVDQMGGAVAAIEKGYIQQEIQESSYRYQKEIELGKKILVGVNKFQIQEPPVKGLLKVDPKVREVQVKKLAELRASRNRQRVEASLAGLKELAKGNGNLMVPILDSVRAYCTLGEICDVLRGAFGEYEPIVTV